TTTGACACAAGGAATATAACAAACGTCCAGCTGACATTgtggataaatttatttcagccGAGTCTTCCCAGTCTCAGATACTGTATATCATATTTGTTAGAATTTCGATTGGATAGAGACGGTTTGATAGTATAATTACTGGATTGCGAATATTTACGCattcatgaaaaatttgtatatacaaaaatatagaatatacgaaatattcaaaatatataaacataaatatatcggaatattcaaatgaatattatttataatactttgaagatgaaaaagaatttctgtTTAGATGCTATTTCCCTAACGCTAACTTTACCAGATATCAAATGATCAGATATTatctgattaattaatttctcaatgtttgttaatataaaaatttcaataaagttAGACGagcaaaagaaataacaacgaatgtagaatcttaaattaaattttgaaactggTCATTTAATCAGGTGAGGTTAGTGTTAATGACGTACACAAGATTCACTAcgttaacactagaactaccacaacAGTCACATTGGttggttttataattttattttaaaatttctacttcatgttatattttttgatgTAGTGACTTGCGCAAcgaattttgtatcaaggctacttttAACAATACCAACCAAAATGACTGGTACTTGTCCAATTAACActccaattaaccagtttcctcgttttgtacaacctgctacacgtttttcaaatttttaccgcgtatcattcgatatgatgatatcaggaaaattcccgatcgatcgctagatcgctagatgctagcGCTAGAAATATCACAGCAGCCAAAAtaactggttctacaattttataaacgtgTCAACCCCCGTTTAGGGATGATGGTCCcagatgaattaataataccgtgaaatataaaaatattctattattacgtattttttaaagaccagttaTTTTGACTAGTTTTGGtaaaaatagcttcgtgttaattaTCGATAGTTCTAGTGctaaaatatagtatattatCAATTAATCTCGAATTGCCAAAATcgtcattttatttaatttcaaagctCATGACGTAGTCATATTTTCTGTATTAGATACCTTCTCTTCTCCAAAATTAACTCTAATAATCTTCCAGCCTGGCTCAATCTGTAGGTTCTCGGTCACGCGACTAAAGTTTCTTAAGgaacgttaaaatatttactaacATTACTAAGAAACGATTAATCGATGTTCTTTCGATGAAAATCGACGACTCTTCCGTCATTGGAAGTATCTACAATGGTGAGTGTCCACGTTAAAGAATTAATTGGATCTTGGTAAACGTAGGGAGACTAATTCTTCATAAAAGTTTCATCGGGACTCgctatatttgtaaaaataaatgacgcGTTTTTTCCTCGCCGCTGCTCACGAGAAAGTCCATGAATAAGAAAATGCTCGTCGACAATTACGAACGACTTTATTGTCGTGGACATAACGGTGAATCGTGAAAGAATACGAACAAGGTTCGCATACAGATCACCGGATACAGACGTTTAGCGCGATGCTAGCCGACCGATCGAACAATATAATTGTTCACGTCCACGTGCTGAAAATACTGCAGACCCGTGAACGTCTCTCGTGCTTGCACGTTCGTGAGAAATTATTGTGCCGCGCGTGACTGgagatttctattaaaaacCGGGCAAGAACGCTCGAACGACCGTAAACTTTCCCGTATATCATCCCACGGTGAAGTCAATCATTGAATACAGATTTTTGCTTCGGATATTTTACAACTTTCCTTATACTGCTGCTCGTTTTGAGAAAATACGGTAATTCATTGTAATGTGAAAAGTTCAGGATATTAAGTAGAAAGTGTCCCAGTTCttcgatttataaaatattttctttttattctaattcgttattttttttcttgaaattcttaaaataactttttaaccttctaattaaatattccgCATATCAACTTTGTCATTATTattgaagaatatttatttatttcaactgATAACTTGTACAATTCCGTCAACAACATTAGATCACCGGTACGAGAAGATTTCAGGtctttcgatatttataaacCCGAGTATATGTTTATACATATGAACATTCGTTACACTTTGAAAGAATAGAATACACTATGAAATTAGAATCACTAATTTCACTGTCATCTCATGtagttaacaaaaaaaaaaaaaaaaatagaatcgaATGAAACGTAAAGAGACGATTCAAACGATCCTCTGGCAGGTCGTCGCGCAAACAAACCGTTAAACGGTTAAGCAGGCAATTAGAAAAGCGACATGCCACGGAAACTCGTCTGGCACGCTCGTTCGAATAAATTGCCTGTCAACTTTTCGAGTCAGCCACGACGAGCGTTTCACGGATCGTGGCCTCATCCTCTGGCGTGTGCGCGCGTGTGTCAGCGGCATCGCGCGCGGATTTAACCTGTGCCACGGACACGATTGCGCAACTCGCCGAGTGTCAGCGGGTTCGTCGAGGTTCGTTAACTCTCAATTTTGCGGCAGCCCGCATGAGTCGAATAATCGCTTCGCTCGCGCGCGTCTCCACCACGCCTTATTTGCTGCTCGCTGCATCCACCTCGACGAACGTTTTTTAGCGTCTCTCGAGTGCAAACgagaaaaatcgatcgaacaCCGATCAGTGAAAAACTGAAAAAAATGCTCCATTCGTCACGATCCATCATTCTTCGTTCAAGGAACAACAAATAGGATTTCGTCAAGTATTTAAAATTGGAGTCGACGGTGTTGCGTAAATCGAAGaagtttaaaagaaaaatcaagaaaattatatcattGGTATCCGTATGATTAGTGTCggattggaaataaaattagcaGGGTACTTGGTACAGTACAATTAGAAAAACGTGTTGAAACTTTTTATTGCTTGTGTACTTGCAATTACAGTAATTCAGAGAGATGGATCTGATTTTTACGAGAAATGAATTTATGTCCGTATCGTCTGTAGCTAAATTATCGtggtaaatataattttagtatCTGCGGTTTATGTAACAAGGATATTTCCTACGGATGTGTTCGACGGATGTTAAAAGACGCATCAAGATTCGGAAGAAACAGATTTAACAGGTTGGGCGCGTTTGATATATAGACTCGGTGTTCGTTCTTgcaaatttcttcttctttgtttgttaattttttatcactTGAATCTTGAACGTCCTAATGGAAGGCTAATTATGGGATCCGTTGATGAGAGCTAATGTCCGTGTGTCTTCTGCAAGTAAGTAGCTTCTCCACAAGATGTATTAATGGCGTTGgaataatgaatatatgtaGAGTAATTTAACGGAGGAAGCGACTAAGATCCTATTGAGAGTTAAGGTTTGTTGCTGTTAGTGAAACATTATTAGACAAGGCTGTATCCTCGTTCGTATCCTAATCGCTCACACGATCTAGATCCCTTTATGAAATGTATAACACATCTAATTCCACATTAATTACACTCTTGCGATCTTCCCGGTGAACCACGATCTTCACCTTTATCGCTTACACAAATCATAATGCTTTTTCTCTCCATTGTGCCACTCGTTACGATTTTGTAATACACGATCGAGGACGATGAACAAGAAATGCTTCCGTTTCTTGTGTCAGAAGTCAAAGCCACTTAACCGCCAGTAATTCTAACGATGCGCCAAAACCGGtgcaaaaaattaatatttcaagagCGTGGATCGGAAGAGAAAGCAGATCCAAGCGAACGAATCGTTGGTCCTGTGGGACGAATGGGAGCCGTTGCAAAAAATTCGGTTAGGATTCCTTTTTCACCTGGACGTGGAATTTCGTTGGCAAAAACGAGCGTGCACTATGCCCGTTAGAGGCGGACGACCAGTGGCGGATAAGCGTAGAGGGGAGAAAAGCAGAGAGAGGAAGGCGAGAGAGATAAAAGGGTTCGCGTGTAGATGACCAGCGTGCTTTCTGAGAGTCCAGTTTGCGATGAAATTAGCCGTGTCTGGTCGGGCTGAGACAAAAAGTAATGGCTTTCACGCTAGGCACTCGggattaattaacgaaacgaCCAAAAATGGCGGCCGTACGTGCCCGTTCCTTGGGGCTATGTATAAGAACCGATTCCATTCCCTCCTCCCTGTCTTGTTCCACATTAGGCCATGCGTAACGAGCACAGCAGAACCATCGGTCCAATCGTCACCTGccattcaaatttttcaaattacttcTCCACTATACCACTGGATCGATCTTGGACTAATTGGTCACCTTCATTCCCTTTTTTTCCAATCTCATTCCACGTTGATAGCCGTTCACCTTGTTTTTAAATTACgcttattatacatatgtagctGTAATTGCTTCCAATTATTTAACGCGTATCTTCTCTTGTCGCTACTAACGAGCTGAAACTTCTTTAAAAGAGCTATCATTCGTGgaaatttatctttcaaaTGATAATTTACACGACGACACGTactttttatgtttttctaCGCTTACTTGTACACGCCGCATTATCATACACCATCGATCAACgcaacaattttaaaattacttcgcttcgcgattaaattaaacttcTTTCTCGCGTCCCAAAAGGATATTGCCACGAAATCGATTCACCGTGACTTCCGCTTTCCGCTTTCACGTGAACATGTccacagagacagagagagagagagagaagctgTACGCACCTCTCGGTTCAGGGATTTCAAATTTCGACGGGATAATCGGCCGGTCAGTCGACGTTTCAACTTTCGAAGGAAGACGTAGGCGACTCGTGCGACAGCTTGACAGCCGGACattaacgatccgcgatggaTCCATGCGTGATTTCCATCGCGAGAGCAGGACTTTCGTTCGCAGGTGCGCCAAGCTAAATCGAAACTCGAATCGATGCTCGAGCCGTGGCCATTGTGTACGCGAGGATTCATCGCGAAGCCAACCGAACGAAGATAAATTTCCCGTCGAGAagacgattttaacgaaatgcTTCCTCCGTTctatgaatgaaaaattaattgcgGAACCCTCGTTCCAGCAACAACTCAGTTGCTTATCACAATTATCGTGAAATCTGTGGAAATATTTGACTTTGCTTATTTTTcgcgtattttatttatttgctttGGTGAAAGAGTTATACGAATATACAAGCTGAGTTTTCCGGTTGCCAGCTGATTGGATTCATCGATTAAGTTGTCGAAGGAGTCGACTGCTTACTTTTGAAACGTGCTATGCTAGATGGCTACTCTTCTGCTGCTTGATTTTCACGCAATATTCTTTATTGCAAACTGCGGCAAGTTGTCTCTTTTTAATGAACTTGAAAACGATGAGGATCTCGAGAAGTCTAATCGAAGAAGCTGATCCAACTCGTTTGACGCTGTGACAACCAGTAAGAATCGATCTCGTTGCCGTAGAAATCGATTCGTAGGAGATACTGTCACCGCGTCATCCATCTCTTTGCATTCctattgtattttacataaaaacgCTATAAATATACCAATACTAGTGACAATCAAAATGATcttggaataaaataaaaaagtaaaatgcagttataaaaatatatttatctatgtatttgtttataatgatgttattgaatttattgtttatttattgttttattccGCTTATTCTAGTAAGCagaacataaatattatttatttaatacacaAACTTTtgcgtaataataataagcgaCGAACGAAATACCTAATAATTAAACCAATAAACAAAGTacatcaaaatattaatttcgtcTATTTAAATGTGTACAATGAGCACCTTGAAATCGTCCCATATTTGTGAACGTTGTATccagaaaattgtttatattttatttgttaatttctgtGTTTCTAATAACTGGAATATAGCTATCGCTTGTTCCTCGCCACTTATTATTACAGGAACTCCGAAAAGCTTTCGTTTTCCTCCTAGGTAATAAAAACATGCAATTTTCccagttaaatattataacattttccCATTCCAATTAACGGTTACCGTTTTTAGTgcattttgtaaaatgtttcGTTTCACTCGTTCTACACGAAGAGTAAATcgtgaattaattatttgtttatctaAAACGTGCAGTAGCAATTAAGATTCAAACTGCATCCTGATCActtatcttatttattatatatttatctaaagCGACGACGAGTTTCACATTAATTACTTGTTGTTTCCCTTTGACTTTTCTGGATTACTCGGCTCTAGTTTGTTAAGAATAACATGCTCATCTTCTATCTATTTTGCAATATACGAAAACAATTAATCTGTAATCTACAAATATATCAAAACAAattcagaaataaaaatatcttgtatTTTCTCCATTGCATCGTATCGTCGTTTGCAAAGATCTTCCACTTCTTGCAGAATTGCTGTTCGGTGCTcctttttcatgaaatttccgTCTGCTCCAGTCATTGATCCTATTCTGCACTTTTTACTttcatttaaaagaaaaagatcatCTTCGTCAATTTCTATCATCCCCAACGATATCAAGATCATCCAGCGAGTCAACGAattccttttctcttcctttttgtaATTCACTTCCACGTTTATGACTCCATTGCAACTGTCGCTAGCTTTGATGCATTGCTATTGATTTTGTCGTAAGTTTCTTCTTACAGAGATATCTGCTTTGTCCCAAAATACTTCCACTTCTTTTATCACTATCGCCGCACTCATCgcgtaaattataaaacaatgcATGCAAATTTTGATCGTTGGTTGTGAGTTTTAAACCAATGATCCACCTTTATCATActttgcaaatatattttatcgacgCTTCTAGTTTCCATTTTCTCAAATTCACTCTTTCTTTGAATATAACCCGtgaagagaaatttatttattacagtaaAGGGGCAATTTTAGGtaaaaacatgaaaataaGTAAGCTAATTTTCCACCAGGTAGCTAATACACGTAGTAACGTGACTCAGACGCTGCCTTATATCATGTGCCTAAATAAAACTGAAAgattgtatttttctatatttttctaattatattacataaatatcattattacaagtataaaacattatattttaaaattttagtaaaaaatattctcaaaCGTGTCTAAGATATCGAACACAATTATGTTCAAAACTGgcgtgaaattataaaaatttcgtaattttaacTCAAAAGTGGCTCTGTTTCCCATGTTCTGATTTTGTACATATCATTTCCCCATCGGATGTAATAATTAGTGATAAGACTAATTATCGATAaggcgaaaaagaaaaacataagAAGCTCGCTGGTATACACTCTGTtgctaattttctaatttctccGACATTGTCGTaccaaatattaataagtgTCAGTGTACGAAGCTTAACCATCGTCAAATTAACCAAACCACCCTGCAATTCCCTCCACTCCGCCATGTCTCTCGTACCAAACTTTCAGCGCCGAAAACCTGGCCAACAACGGTAACATCAACACCAATCTCGCCTGGAAGGTaccatttttcatcgaaaacgCGCATCGATCGACACGACAAACTCATCGTTCGTTGCATATATACGCGGGCTCGTACACGAGCCATGGCCCGGATCCGGATGATGAAACGGTGCGCGGCCGGGGCAATTTGACTTACGACATTTTGAAAGCGAGCCGACCGATCGTGGGCGTGTGTTGAAACGTTGCGATGTCGGACGGGTTTTGCGTGGGCCCGCGGCGCATTACATCTGGCCAGGTACGCTGCTTATGATGGACGAGACAGGTGATTATGCGTGTGGAAACCAGCATGTGAACTCGCGCGCCCCGTACTTTGGTGTGGGTGCTCGTCGCGGGCCGCACGAGCGTCCGTGTGGGTGCGGTGCACGAGGCCCTGTCGCCGTGGCATGTGTGGGTTCCCAGTACCATTCCGCGCATCGGATAACCTCGtaatttctgatttttctaCGGGTGTCGTGACACTCGCGGAATGTCCCGAGAAACCGATTCGTGGCAGTGTTTCCGCCTGTTCGGCTCTTGCAGACTTGCTATCCGGTGACACATGAGTGGATAAGTGTTTGTGAATGCCCGGCGAAGTTTTGtgaatttgattaaatatatGCATTATAGATGAAAGATAATAGGAATAATGTTTTATAACTGGGATTACTTGGAAACTAagtgaaaattcaaaatttctgcttagaaatataactttattcaaTTAGATATCATCCGTTTTTGTCGATGACCTTTTGCCATCTTTCAAGCAGTGTCACAGTTCCATGTTCAGAAAATTTCTGACTTTTGCCAGCAAAAAACTGAATTAAATGTGATTTTACATCATCAgcgtcattaaaaattttacaatttaaggAGTTCTGTATGGAACGAAATAAATGGTAATCTGAAGGCGCAAGGTCTGGGCTATATGGTGGATTTGACAACACATCCCAACCCAAGTTCCAATAATTTTTGGCGAGTGACCAAAGATGTGTGGGGCTTTGCATTATCATGCTGGAAAACAACACCCTTACGATTTGCCAATTCTGGCCGCTTTTCTTCAACTGCATCGCTCAGTTTGGCGAGTCGTTGAACGTACACGTTTGAATTAATCGTTTGGTTTCTTGGTAAGAGTTCAAAGTACAGAATTCCTTTATAATCCCACCAAACTGACGGCATAATCTTTTTTTGGTGAATCTCAGCTTTTGGTGTCGTCTGAGCTGGTTCGTCTTGCATCACCCACGATCTTTTCCGATTAACGTTGTTATAAACTATCCACATTTGGTCGCCAGTAATCAGTCGTTTCAGAAATGGATCAATTTCGTTGCGTTTCAGAAGCGAATCGCAGATGCTAATGCGTTGCGTCAAATGAATTTCCTTAAGCTGATGAGGGACCCAAAAATCGAGTTTCTTGACATAGCCAAGCTGTTTTAATCTTTCTTCAATGCACGTATGCGATACATTGAGCTTCTCTGCAATCTCACGCGCTGTGCTATGACGATCTGAATCGATAATGGCCTTAATATGGGTCTCATCAATTTCAACTGAACGGCCAGATCGTTGAGCATTTTTCAGTGAAAATTCACCAGAACGAAATTCGGCAAACCAATTTTGACACTGCCTTTCTTTCAAGGCTTCATTCTCATATAAGGCACATAACTTCTTGTGTGCTTACGATGCGTTCTTGTCTTTTcggaaataatacaataaaatatgtctGAAATGCGCGTCTTGTTCTTCCATTTTTGAATTGGAATAAAAACGAAACTAAATAACTAATCGATACAattttgttggaatacaacgatattacacgcatagacACAATACTTacacacttacacaggtcatactcattactgtatagagagtgagGTTCAAAATacttaagggatcatgggtcactacctacagTCAGTCTGAGAGCAAATGGCCAACTGTCAACAATCCACAAATTCTTTACCTGCATACCTTGTTAATAATACTAGGTTAGATGCTTTGAACACGTtgttaaaacaaaagaatgtgCTAAAACCACCTACTGACAAATTCCGCAGTCACTTAGTTGCAAAACCCTAGATACTTCCTGAGGGTTTGGAAATTTGTTTCCAATCGTagcgaaatgaaaaatgaggCAGAGTAGAATAAGATTGGAGGACTGAcaataagtataaaatttaataaatctaatGTTAACGCATAAGAAAATCGTTCATACtcaaaataaaatggaaagtaCAGAAGATTAGGGTAAGGCTGGAACGCTAAGGATAAAGCCTTGTGATTGTAATAATAACACCAGAGTTTCTGAATGTTCATCAACATTTTAGCAGTTCGTTTCCAATCAACTAAATGAAACGTAGGTAGCCTAAATTAAGGTAAAATGGGAATTTTAAAAAACTAAGAACAGAGTTTTATTATGTTGATGCCTATTAAAGCATGAGCATTACTGGTGACTGATAATGCCAGGATTcctaaaatgtttaattgcatacatttacaatttataatatttttaatattacaataaaaatctaAAGAACGAATTgcagtataaaatatttacacagttgtagcggcacatcaagatcgttaggatacacgtaatgtaagaataaataaactccggaCTTAATTGGGATATGTGTCTGACTTTAACTTTAGCTTCTGggtatataatatactaaatattaattaaaaactattaaTCTTTATGCATTAAATATAAACTCACGCTTCTTCGTATTTATTAAGTTTCGtgattatttctatttgttgTTAGACAAGTTAACAAACACACCTTTTCAGCATCGCTTCAATTCTTCTCCAAACTAACGTTAaatcttctctctctttatttTCCCAATGAATCTGTAGCGGTACATGAGTAGAGGATAATTtaaatcatgttgttgttttaaCTCGGAGTATCAAGATCGTTAGGCAAAAGAATGTCGCCGCTACTTGCAAGCGTcgaacaaagacgaatttgaatttccCGACTctcccccgaccagtataaataagcgGACGCGATCGCAAGGAAATGAGGAGTGAGTTGTCGATCGGTTATCAACGAATTATCAGCGATCTAATTAACGAGTCATTAGCGATCCTATTTTACAACTTATACTGTCTTAGCGAATCAGTTAGTACAAGCGTCTTTGCGAACATTAtctgtatactaatttatcattttaaatatattcgacttTAATAGATATTCTTTCTTATTCTAACTCTTATATTCTTATCATCTTATagatatgtcggagatgaagggacgccggagcctttctttcggaata
The nucleotide sequence above comes from Bombus fervidus isolate BK054 chromosome 6, iyBomFerv1, whole genome shotgun sequence. Encoded proteins:
- the LOC141445781 gene encoding mariner Mos1 transposase; translated protein: MWIVYNNVNRKRSWVMQDEPAQTTPKAEIHQKKIMPSVWWDYKGILYFELLPRNQTINSNVYVQRLAKLSDAVEEKRPELANRKGVVFQHDNAKPHTSLVTRQKLLELGWDVLSNPPYSPDLAPSDYHLFRSMQNSLNGKIFNDADDVKSHLIQFFAGKSRKFYEHGIMTLPERWQKVIDKNGQYLIE